A window from Calliopsis andreniformis isolate RMS-2024a chromosome 5, iyCalAndr_principal, whole genome shotgun sequence encodes these proteins:
- the Nrg gene encoding neuroglian isoform X3 — protein MKLVVCIISALVLQASAIIQSPPRISKQPPTDEQLFQVAQAKINENDKPFLIECEAEGEPAPRYRWIKNGKHFEWPAYDDRISQQPGRGTLVISRPRDEDLGQYQCFAENEWGIATSNSVFVRKAELNSFKDQNPISLDANEGQPFKLTCQPPDGWPKPNVYWLIQDTAGGIKSINNSRMTLDPEGNLWFSNVTRNDASDDFYYACAATSLFRNEYKLGNRVLLNVISSGISASQNKHEPVKQYVSRKNEVALRGKQIELYCIYGGTPLPQIIWSKNGEVIRTNDRITQGNYGKSLIIKHVNFKDEGTYTCEASNGVGDAKSYSINLQVMAVPFFTVEPEIINAAEDETVEFKCAASGVPVPEIKWIHNGKPISEAPPNPRRKVTPNSIIIEKLTKKDTGNYGCNATNSLGYVYKDVYVNVLALEPEITQPPADIATVDGKTVRITCRVFGAPKPAVKWVRNGQELTGGRYKTLDSGDLEIENVIFLDAGIYTCHASNKFGKVEASGNLVVKEHTRITDEPEDYEVAAGSTATFRCNAVTDSSLTLTIDWLSNGEPIDFEMEPRFIRSTDYSLMITKTTELDSGIYTCVAHTELDETKAQATLTVQDVPNAPRLLGVSCMSAEAAVHWTPMGDNRAPILRYTIQHNTTFTPDTWEISKDSVPATEQTYVVPMSPWANYTFRVLAWNKIGPSLPSPHSDVCTTLPDVPYKNPDNVVGKGTTPQNLVISWTVMPQIEHNAPKFMYRVYYKQDIPGEKWTIEDINDWKKNSLVVDNQPTYQRYKIKVVAINAKGECRTPPEEVTGFSGEDVPQQAPSNFTLNQVKSSTSAQFSWNPVPEESVRGELQGYKIQTWTEKDGEKGMREIDIRGGNKTHALVNKFVPFSKNYVRILAYNGRYAGPPSETLSFDTPEGVPGTVLSLEAFPMGSSALFLVWTKPAEPNGILTGYRIYYEVVNGTNLGPLLERKPHVSEPEATSAKLPALAPDTKYRVHIRATTKVGEGNDYYIEQRTRVSQRPDVPQFTWEAIPKENGYSNVRIIWQLNLNGNPGSHFFVKYKLKGETISLETDPEFQSNTIEIRGLQSGEVYVMSVVAVDGNYFTESEPQEVETSSEGPIIQPKENVATAGWFIGMMLAIAFLLLVLIIVCVIKRNRGGKYAVHERELAAAADYPDEGGFHEYSQPRETKSTGGRASLALSSHQDGKHPESDTDSMAEYGEGDTGQLKIE, from the exons ATGAAGCTTGTCGTGTGCATTATCTCGGCGCTGGTACTACAGGCATCGGCTATAA TCCAATCTCCACCACGGATATCCAAACAACCCCCGACAGATGAGCAGTTATTTCAAGTGGCTCAAGCGAAGATTAATGAGAATGACAAACCGTTTTTAATTGAATGTGAAGCAGAAGGAGAACCTGCTCCAAG GTATCGATGGATCAAAAATGGGAAACACTTCGAGTGGCCTGCATATGATGATCGCATATCTCAACAACCGGGCAGAGGTACATTGGTAATCTCAAGACCACGTGACGAGGATTTAGGCCAGTACCAGTGCTTTGCCGAAAACGAATGGGGAATAGCCACATCTAATTCAGTTTTCGTCCGAAAAGCTGAGTTGAATTCGTTTAAAGATCAGAATCCTATAAGCTTAGATGCTAACGAGGGACAACCGTTTAAGTTAACATGTCAACCACCAGATGGTTGGCCAAAACCAAACGTGTATTGGTTAATTCAAGATACTGCAGGAGGTATCAAGTCAATCAATAATTCGCGAATGACTTTGGATCCTGAAGGAAATCTATGGTTTAGTAATGTGACTAGAAATGATGCCTCTGATGATTTTTATTACGCATGTGCAGCTACATCTCTATTCAGAAATGAATACAAATTAGGAAATAGAGTTCTATTGAATGTTATCTCTTCGGGGATATCTGCTAGTCAGAACAAACACGAGCCTGTTAAGCAGTATGTCAGTAGAAAGAATGAAGTTGCCTTACGCGGGAAACAAATTGAATTATATTGCATATACGGTGGAACACCATTGCCACAGATAATTTGGAGTAAAAACGGGGAAGTAATTAGAACTAACGATAGGATAACGCAAGGAAATTATGGTAAATCTTTAATAATAAAGCATGTCAATTTTAAAGACGAGGGAACATATACTTGTGAAGCATCGAACGGAGTAGGAGATGCAAAATCATATTCTATAAACTTACAAGTGATGGCAGTACCATTTTTCACCGTTGAACCGGAAATTATAAACGCGGCGGAGGATGAAACCGTTGAATTCAAATGCGCGGCTAGTGGAGTACCTGTTCCAGAGATCAAATGGATTCATAATGGCAAACCAATTTCAGAAGCACCGCCAAATCCCCGTAGAAAAGTTACACCAAACTCTATCATTATTGAAAAACTGACGAAGAAAGACACAGGGAATTATGGCTGTAACGCAACAAATTCATTAGGCTACGTATATAAAGATGTGTACGTAAACGTTCTAGCTTTAGAACCAGAAATTACGCAACCCCCCGCGGATATCGCTACGGTAGATGGAAAAACGGTGAGAATTACTTGTCGCGTGTTCGGAGCACCGAAACCAGCTGTGAAGTGGGTGCGAAATGGTCAAGAACTAACCGGGGGTAGATACAAGACTTTAGATTCCGGTGACTTAGAGATTGAAAACGTAATATTCTTAGATGCAGGCATCTATACATGCCACGCGTCCAATAAATTTGGAAAAGTAGAAGCTTCTGGAAACCTAGTAGTAAAAGAACATACTAGGATCACAGATGAACCAGAGGATTACGAAGTGGCTGCAGGTTctactgcaaccttcagatgtaACGCTGTCACGGATTCTAGTTTGACCTTAACAATTGACTGGTTGAGCAATGGTGAACCTATCGATTTTGAGATGGAGCCAAGATTCATACGAAGCACTGACTACTCGTTAATGATCACAAAAACAACAGAGTTGGATTCTGGCATCTACACCTGTGTTGCTCACACTGAACTGGATGAGACAAAGGCACAAGCAACGCTAACTGTTCAAGATGTACCGAATGCTCCAAGATTACTTGGCGTAAGTTGTATGTCAGCGGAAGCTGCTGTTCATTGGACACCCATGGGCGACAACAGAGCTCCAATTTTGAGATATACCATTCAACACAACACTACTTTTACTCCAGATACTTGGGAAATATCTAAAGACTCTGTACCAGCTACTGAGCAGACATATGTTGTTCCAATGTCACCTTGGGCGAACTACACCTTCCGTGTGTTAGCATGGAATAAGATAG GTCCGTCACTACCGTCGCCTCACAGTGACGTGTGCACGACGTTACCAGACGTTCCATACAAGAATCCTGACAATGTTGTGGGCAAAGGAACTACTCCGCAGAATCTTGTTATATCTTGGACTGTTATGCCACAGATAGAGCACAATGCACCTAAATTCATGTACAGGGTATACTACAAACAAGACATACCTGGCGAAAAATGGACCATAGAAGATATAAATGATTGGAAGAAGAACAGTTTGGTGGTAGACAATCAGCCTACTTATCAGAGATACAAGATTAAAGTTGTAGCAATTAACGCGAAAGGAGAATGCAGAACTCCTCCGGAAGAAGTCACTGGATTTTCTGGAGAAGATG TACCACAGCAAGCACCTAGCAACTTTACATTAAATCAAGTAAAATCAAGCACGAGTGCACAATTCTCATGGAATCCAGTTCCCGAGGAATCGGTACGAGGTGAATTACAAGGATACAAAATTCAAACCTGGACAGAAAAAGATGGTGAAAAGGGAATGCGAGAAATTGATATAAGGGGTGGTAACAAGACTCACGCGTTGGTTAATAAATTTGTCCCCTTTAGCAAGAATTATGTTCGAATACTAGCGTACAATGGACG CTATGCTGGACCACCTTCTGAAACTCTAAGCTTTGATACACCAGAAGGAGTTCCGGGAACAGTCCTCAGTCTGGAAGCATTCCCTATGGGTTCCAGTGCTTTGTTCTTGGTGTGGACGAAGCCTGCAGAACCGAATGGTATCCTAACTGGATATAGAATTTATTATGAAGTCGTAAATGGAACCAATTTAGGACCATTATTGGAAAGAAAGCCGCATGTTTCGGAACCAGAGGCTACAAGTGCAAAATTGCCAGCTTTGGCGCCTGATACGAAATATCGTGTGCATATTCGAGCAACGACTAAAGTTGGCGAAGGAAATGA CTATTATATCGAGCAGCGGACACGCGTATCACAACGTCCAGATGTACCACAATTTACTTGGGAGGCCATTCCGAAGGAAAATGGATACTCAAACGTTAGAATTATTTGGCAGCTAAATCTTAACGGGAATCCAGGAAGTCACTTTTTCGTGAAGTACAAACTGAAAGGCGAGACAATATCTCTTGAAACAGATCCAGAGTTTCAGTCGAACACAATCGAAATCCGTGGGCTACAAAGTGGTGAAGTTTATGTGATGTCCGTGGTCGCTGTTGACGGTAACTATTTCACCGAAAGCGAGCCACAAGAAGTAGAAACGAGTAGCGAAGGGCCCATTATTCAGCCCAAGGAAAACGTCGCAACTGCTGGATGGTTCATAGGAATGATGCTGGCTATTGCGTTCCTTCTTTTGGTACTTATAATAGTCTGCGTGATCAAGCGTAATAGAGGTGGGAAGTACGCAGTGCACGAGAGAGAATTAGCCGCTGCTGCTGACTATCCAGACGAAGGCGGTTTCCATGAGTATTCGCAACCTCGAGAAACGAAGTCAACAGGTGGTCGTGCATCTTTAGCATTGTCATCTCATCAAGATGGGAAgcatcctgaatctgacaccgaTTCTATGGCGGAATATGGAGAGGGTGATACAGGtcagttgaaaattgaataa
- the Nrg gene encoding neuroglian isoform X2 — MKLVVCIISALVLQASAIIQSPPRISKQPPTDEQLFQVAQAKINENDKPFLIECEAEGEPAPRYRWIKNGKHFEWPAYDDRISQQPGRGTLVISRPRDEDLGQYQCFAENEWGIATSNSVFVRKAELNSFKDQNPISLDANEGQPFKLTCQPPDGWPKPNVYWLIQDTAGGIKSINNSRMTLDPEGNLWFSNVTRNDASDDFYYACAATSLFRNEYKLGNRVLLNVISSGISASQNKHEPVKQYVSRKNEVALRGKQIELYCIYGGTPLPQIIWSKNGEVIRTNDRITQGNYGKSLIIKHVNFKDEGTYTCEASNGVGDAKSYSINLQVMAVPFFTVEPEIINAAEDETVEFKCAASGVPVPEIKWIHNGKPISEAPPNPRRKVTPNSIIIEKLTKKDTGNYGCNATNSLGYVYKDVYVNVLALEPEITQPPADIATVDGKTVRITCRVFGAPKPAVKWVRNGQELTGGRYKTLDSGDLEIENVIFLDAGIYTCHASNKFGKVEASGNLVVKEHTRITDEPEDYEVAAGSTATFRCNAVTDSSLTLTIDWLSNGEPIDFEMEPRFIRSTDYSLMITKTTELDSGIYTCVAHTELDETKAQATLTVQDVPNAPRLLGVSCMSAEAAVHWTPMGDNRAPILRYTIQHNTTFTPDTWEISKDSVPATEQTYVVPMSPWANYTFRVLAWNKIGPSLPSPHSDVCTTLPDVPYKNPDNVVGKGTTPQNLVISWTVMPQIEHNAPKFMYRVYYKQDIPGEKWTIEDINDWKKNSLVVDNQPTYQRYKIKVVAINAKGECRTPPEEVTGFSGEDVPQQAPSNFTLNQVKSSTSAQFSWNPVPEESVRGELQGYKIQTWTEKDGEKGMREIDIRGGNKTHALVNKFVPFSKNYVRILAYNGRYAGPPSETLSFDTPEGVPGTVLSLEAFPMGSSALFLVWTKPAEPNGILTGYRIYYEVVNGTNLGPLLERKPHVSEPEATSAKLPALAPDTKYRVHIRATTKVGEGNDYYIEQRTRVSQRPDVPQFTWEAIPKENGYSNVRIIWQLNLNGNPGSHFFVKYKLKGETISLETDPEFQSNTIEIRGLQSGEVYVMSVVAVDGNYFTESEPQEVETSSEGPIIQPKENVATAGWFIGMMLAIAFLLLVLIIVCVIKRNRGGKYAVHERELAAAADYPDEGGFHEYSQPRETKSTGGRASLALSSHQDGKHPESDTDSMAEYGEGDTEGMNEDGSFIGQYGRHRKHEPNSQAFATLV, encoded by the exons ATGAAGCTTGTCGTGTGCATTATCTCGGCGCTGGTACTACAGGCATCGGCTATAA TCCAATCTCCACCACGGATATCCAAACAACCCCCGACAGATGAGCAGTTATTTCAAGTGGCTCAAGCGAAGATTAATGAGAATGACAAACCGTTTTTAATTGAATGTGAAGCAGAAGGAGAACCTGCTCCAAG GTATCGATGGATCAAAAATGGGAAACACTTCGAGTGGCCTGCATATGATGATCGCATATCTCAACAACCGGGCAGAGGTACATTGGTAATCTCAAGACCACGTGACGAGGATTTAGGCCAGTACCAGTGCTTTGCCGAAAACGAATGGGGAATAGCCACATCTAATTCAGTTTTCGTCCGAAAAGCTGAGTTGAATTCGTTTAAAGATCAGAATCCTATAAGCTTAGATGCTAACGAGGGACAACCGTTTAAGTTAACATGTCAACCACCAGATGGTTGGCCAAAACCAAACGTGTATTGGTTAATTCAAGATACTGCAGGAGGTATCAAGTCAATCAATAATTCGCGAATGACTTTGGATCCTGAAGGAAATCTATGGTTTAGTAATGTGACTAGAAATGATGCCTCTGATGATTTTTATTACGCATGTGCAGCTACATCTCTATTCAGAAATGAATACAAATTAGGAAATAGAGTTCTATTGAATGTTATCTCTTCGGGGATATCTGCTAGTCAGAACAAACACGAGCCTGTTAAGCAGTATGTCAGTAGAAAGAATGAAGTTGCCTTACGCGGGAAACAAATTGAATTATATTGCATATACGGTGGAACACCATTGCCACAGATAATTTGGAGTAAAAACGGGGAAGTAATTAGAACTAACGATAGGATAACGCAAGGAAATTATGGTAAATCTTTAATAATAAAGCATGTCAATTTTAAAGACGAGGGAACATATACTTGTGAAGCATCGAACGGAGTAGGAGATGCAAAATCATATTCTATAAACTTACAAGTGATGGCAGTACCATTTTTCACCGTTGAACCGGAAATTATAAACGCGGCGGAGGATGAAACCGTTGAATTCAAATGCGCGGCTAGTGGAGTACCTGTTCCAGAGATCAAATGGATTCATAATGGCAAACCAATTTCAGAAGCACCGCCAAATCCCCGTAGAAAAGTTACACCAAACTCTATCATTATTGAAAAACTGACGAAGAAAGACACAGGGAATTATGGCTGTAACGCAACAAATTCATTAGGCTACGTATATAAAGATGTGTACGTAAACGTTCTAGCTTTAGAACCAGAAATTACGCAACCCCCCGCGGATATCGCTACGGTAGATGGAAAAACGGTGAGAATTACTTGTCGCGTGTTCGGAGCACCGAAACCAGCTGTGAAGTGGGTGCGAAATGGTCAAGAACTAACCGGGGGTAGATACAAGACTTTAGATTCCGGTGACTTAGAGATTGAAAACGTAATATTCTTAGATGCAGGCATCTATACATGCCACGCGTCCAATAAATTTGGAAAAGTAGAAGCTTCTGGAAACCTAGTAGTAAAAGAACATACTAGGATCACAGATGAACCAGAGGATTACGAAGTGGCTGCAGGTTctactgcaaccttcagatgtaACGCTGTCACGGATTCTAGTTTGACCTTAACAATTGACTGGTTGAGCAATGGTGAACCTATCGATTTTGAGATGGAGCCAAGATTCATACGAAGCACTGACTACTCGTTAATGATCACAAAAACAACAGAGTTGGATTCTGGCATCTACACCTGTGTTGCTCACACTGAACTGGATGAGACAAAGGCACAAGCAACGCTAACTGTTCAAGATGTACCGAATGCTCCAAGATTACTTGGCGTAAGTTGTATGTCAGCGGAAGCTGCTGTTCATTGGACACCCATGGGCGACAACAGAGCTCCAATTTTGAGATATACCATTCAACACAACACTACTTTTACTCCAGATACTTGGGAAATATCTAAAGACTCTGTACCAGCTACTGAGCAGACATATGTTGTTCCAATGTCACCTTGGGCGAACTACACCTTCCGTGTGTTAGCATGGAATAAGATAG GTCCGTCACTACCGTCGCCTCACAGTGACGTGTGCACGACGTTACCAGACGTTCCATACAAGAATCCTGACAATGTTGTGGGCAAAGGAACTACTCCGCAGAATCTTGTTATATCTTGGACTGTTATGCCACAGATAGAGCACAATGCACCTAAATTCATGTACAGGGTATACTACAAACAAGACATACCTGGCGAAAAATGGACCATAGAAGATATAAATGATTGGAAGAAGAACAGTTTGGTGGTAGACAATCAGCCTACTTATCAGAGATACAAGATTAAAGTTGTAGCAATTAACGCGAAAGGAGAATGCAGAACTCCTCCGGAAGAAGTCACTGGATTTTCTGGAGAAGATG TACCACAGCAAGCACCTAGCAACTTTACATTAAATCAAGTAAAATCAAGCACGAGTGCACAATTCTCATGGAATCCAGTTCCCGAGGAATCGGTACGAGGTGAATTACAAGGATACAAAATTCAAACCTGGACAGAAAAAGATGGTGAAAAGGGAATGCGAGAAATTGATATAAGGGGTGGTAACAAGACTCACGCGTTGGTTAATAAATTTGTCCCCTTTAGCAAGAATTATGTTCGAATACTAGCGTACAATGGACG CTATGCTGGACCACCTTCTGAAACTCTAAGCTTTGATACACCAGAAGGAGTTCCGGGAACAGTCCTCAGTCTGGAAGCATTCCCTATGGGTTCCAGTGCTTTGTTCTTGGTGTGGACGAAGCCTGCAGAACCGAATGGTATCCTAACTGGATATAGAATTTATTATGAAGTCGTAAATGGAACCAATTTAGGACCATTATTGGAAAGAAAGCCGCATGTTTCGGAACCAGAGGCTACAAGTGCAAAATTGCCAGCTTTGGCGCCTGATACGAAATATCGTGTGCATATTCGAGCAACGACTAAAGTTGGCGAAGGAAATGA CTATTATATCGAGCAGCGGACACGCGTATCACAACGTCCAGATGTACCACAATTTACTTGGGAGGCCATTCCGAAGGAAAATGGATACTCAAACGTTAGAATTATTTGGCAGCTAAATCTTAACGGGAATCCAGGAAGTCACTTTTTCGTGAAGTACAAACTGAAAGGCGAGACAATATCTCTTGAAACAGATCCAGAGTTTCAGTCGAACACAATCGAAATCCGTGGGCTACAAAGTGGTGAAGTTTATGTGATGTCCGTGGTCGCTGTTGACGGTAACTATTTCACCGAAAGCGAGCCACAAGAAGTAGAAACGAGTAGCGAAGGGCCCATTATTCAGCCCAAGGAAAACGTCGCAACTGCTGGATGGTTCATAGGAATGATGCTGGCTATTGCGTTCCTTCTTTTGGTACTTATAATAGTCTGCGTGATCAAGCGTAATAGAGGTGGGAAGTACGCAGTGCACGAGAGAGAATTAGCCGCTGCTGCTGACTATCCAGACGAAGGCGGTTTCCATGAGTATTCGCAACCTCGAGAAACGAAGTCAACAGGTGGTCGTGCATCTTTAGCATTGTCATCTCATCAAGATGGGAAgcatcctgaatctgacaccgaTTCTATGGCGGAATATGGAGAGGGTGATACAG AAGGCATGAACGAGGACGGGTCATTTATTGGTCAGTATGGTCGACATCGAAAGCACGAACCAAACTCACAGGCATTTGCTACATTGGTTTAA
- the Nrg gene encoding neuroglian isoform X1, which produces MKLVVCIISALVLQASAIIQSPPRISKQPPTDEQLFQVAQAKINENDKPFLIECEAEGEPAPRYRWIKNGKHFEWPAYDDRISQQPGRGTLVISRPRDEDLGQYQCFAENEWGIATSNSVFVRKAELNSFKDQNPISLDANEGQPFKLTCQPPDGWPKPNVYWLIQDTAGGIKSINNSRMTLDPEGNLWFSNVTRNDASDDFYYACAATSLFRNEYKLGNRVLLNVISSGISASQNKHEPVKQYVSRKNEVALRGKQIELYCIYGGTPLPQIIWSKNGEVIRTNDRITQGNYGKSLIIKHVNFKDEGTYTCEASNGVGDAKSYSINLQVMAVPFFTVEPEIINAAEDETVEFKCAASGVPVPEIKWIHNGKPISEAPPNPRRKVTPNSIIIEKLTKKDTGNYGCNATNSLGYVYKDVYVNVLALEPEITQPPADIATVDGKTVRITCRVFGAPKPAVKWVRNGQELTGGRYKTLDSGDLEIENVIFLDAGIYTCHASNKFGKVEASGNLVVKEHTRITDEPEDYEVAAGSTATFRCNAVTDSSLTLTIDWLSNGEPIDFEMEPRFIRSTDYSLMITKTTELDSGIYTCVAHTELDETKAQATLTVQDVPNAPRLLGVSCMSAEAAVHWTPMGDNRAPILRYTIQHNTTFTPDTWEISKDSVPATEQTYVVPMSPWANYTFRVLAWNKIGPSLPSPHSDVCTTLPDVPYKNPDNVVGKGTTPQNLVISWTVMPQIEHNAPKFMYRVYYKQDIPGEKWTIEDINDWKKNSLVVDNQPTYQRYKIKVVAINAKGECRTPPEEVTGFSGEDVPQQAPSNFTLNQVKSSTSAQFSWNPVPEESVRGELQGYKIQTWTEKDGEKGMREIDIRGGNKTHALVNKFVPFSKNYVRILAYNGRYAGPPSETLSFDTPEGVPGTVLSLEAFPMGSSALFLVWTKPAEPNGILTGYRIYYEVVNGTNLGPLLERKPHVSEPEATSAKLPALAPDTKYRVHIRATTKVGEGNDYYIEQRTRVSQRPDVPQFTWEAIPKENGYSNVRIIWQLNLNGNPGSHFFVKYKLKGETISLETDPEFQSNTIEIRGLQSGEVYVMSVVAVDGNYFTESEPQEVETSSEGPIIQPKENVATAGWFIGMMLAIAFLLLVLIIVCVIKRNRGGKYAVHERELAAAADYPDEGGFHEYSQPRETKSTGGRASLALSSHQDGKHPESDTDSMAEYGEGDTGRFAEDGSFIGQYGPKGRPEETPPIPSGTMATYV; this is translated from the exons ATGAAGCTTGTCGTGTGCATTATCTCGGCGCTGGTACTACAGGCATCGGCTATAA TCCAATCTCCACCACGGATATCCAAACAACCCCCGACAGATGAGCAGTTATTTCAAGTGGCTCAAGCGAAGATTAATGAGAATGACAAACCGTTTTTAATTGAATGTGAAGCAGAAGGAGAACCTGCTCCAAG GTATCGATGGATCAAAAATGGGAAACACTTCGAGTGGCCTGCATATGATGATCGCATATCTCAACAACCGGGCAGAGGTACATTGGTAATCTCAAGACCACGTGACGAGGATTTAGGCCAGTACCAGTGCTTTGCCGAAAACGAATGGGGAATAGCCACATCTAATTCAGTTTTCGTCCGAAAAGCTGAGTTGAATTCGTTTAAAGATCAGAATCCTATAAGCTTAGATGCTAACGAGGGACAACCGTTTAAGTTAACATGTCAACCACCAGATGGTTGGCCAAAACCAAACGTGTATTGGTTAATTCAAGATACTGCAGGAGGTATCAAGTCAATCAATAATTCGCGAATGACTTTGGATCCTGAAGGAAATCTATGGTTTAGTAATGTGACTAGAAATGATGCCTCTGATGATTTTTATTACGCATGTGCAGCTACATCTCTATTCAGAAATGAATACAAATTAGGAAATAGAGTTCTATTGAATGTTATCTCTTCGGGGATATCTGCTAGTCAGAACAAACACGAGCCTGTTAAGCAGTATGTCAGTAGAAAGAATGAAGTTGCCTTACGCGGGAAACAAATTGAATTATATTGCATATACGGTGGAACACCATTGCCACAGATAATTTGGAGTAAAAACGGGGAAGTAATTAGAACTAACGATAGGATAACGCAAGGAAATTATGGTAAATCTTTAATAATAAAGCATGTCAATTTTAAAGACGAGGGAACATATACTTGTGAAGCATCGAACGGAGTAGGAGATGCAAAATCATATTCTATAAACTTACAAGTGATGGCAGTACCATTTTTCACCGTTGAACCGGAAATTATAAACGCGGCGGAGGATGAAACCGTTGAATTCAAATGCGCGGCTAGTGGAGTACCTGTTCCAGAGATCAAATGGATTCATAATGGCAAACCAATTTCAGAAGCACCGCCAAATCCCCGTAGAAAAGTTACACCAAACTCTATCATTATTGAAAAACTGACGAAGAAAGACACAGGGAATTATGGCTGTAACGCAACAAATTCATTAGGCTACGTATATAAAGATGTGTACGTAAACGTTCTAGCTTTAGAACCAGAAATTACGCAACCCCCCGCGGATATCGCTACGGTAGATGGAAAAACGGTGAGAATTACTTGTCGCGTGTTCGGAGCACCGAAACCAGCTGTGAAGTGGGTGCGAAATGGTCAAGAACTAACCGGGGGTAGATACAAGACTTTAGATTCCGGTGACTTAGAGATTGAAAACGTAATATTCTTAGATGCAGGCATCTATACATGCCACGCGTCCAATAAATTTGGAAAAGTAGAAGCTTCTGGAAACCTAGTAGTAAAAGAACATACTAGGATCACAGATGAACCAGAGGATTACGAAGTGGCTGCAGGTTctactgcaaccttcagatgtaACGCTGTCACGGATTCTAGTTTGACCTTAACAATTGACTGGTTGAGCAATGGTGAACCTATCGATTTTGAGATGGAGCCAAGATTCATACGAAGCACTGACTACTCGTTAATGATCACAAAAACAACAGAGTTGGATTCTGGCATCTACACCTGTGTTGCTCACACTGAACTGGATGAGACAAAGGCACAAGCAACGCTAACTGTTCAAGATGTACCGAATGCTCCAAGATTACTTGGCGTAAGTTGTATGTCAGCGGAAGCTGCTGTTCATTGGACACCCATGGGCGACAACAGAGCTCCAATTTTGAGATATACCATTCAACACAACACTACTTTTACTCCAGATACTTGGGAAATATCTAAAGACTCTGTACCAGCTACTGAGCAGACATATGTTGTTCCAATGTCACCTTGGGCGAACTACACCTTCCGTGTGTTAGCATGGAATAAGATAG GTCCGTCACTACCGTCGCCTCACAGTGACGTGTGCACGACGTTACCAGACGTTCCATACAAGAATCCTGACAATGTTGTGGGCAAAGGAACTACTCCGCAGAATCTTGTTATATCTTGGACTGTTATGCCACAGATAGAGCACAATGCACCTAAATTCATGTACAGGGTATACTACAAACAAGACATACCTGGCGAAAAATGGACCATAGAAGATATAAATGATTGGAAGAAGAACAGTTTGGTGGTAGACAATCAGCCTACTTATCAGAGATACAAGATTAAAGTTGTAGCAATTAACGCGAAAGGAGAATGCAGAACTCCTCCGGAAGAAGTCACTGGATTTTCTGGAGAAGATG TACCACAGCAAGCACCTAGCAACTTTACATTAAATCAAGTAAAATCAAGCACGAGTGCACAATTCTCATGGAATCCAGTTCCCGAGGAATCGGTACGAGGTGAATTACAAGGATACAAAATTCAAACCTGGACAGAAAAAGATGGTGAAAAGGGAATGCGAGAAATTGATATAAGGGGTGGTAACAAGACTCACGCGTTGGTTAATAAATTTGTCCCCTTTAGCAAGAATTATGTTCGAATACTAGCGTACAATGGACG CTATGCTGGACCACCTTCTGAAACTCTAAGCTTTGATACACCAGAAGGAGTTCCGGGAACAGTCCTCAGTCTGGAAGCATTCCCTATGGGTTCCAGTGCTTTGTTCTTGGTGTGGACGAAGCCTGCAGAACCGAATGGTATCCTAACTGGATATAGAATTTATTATGAAGTCGTAAATGGAACCAATTTAGGACCATTATTGGAAAGAAAGCCGCATGTTTCGGAACCAGAGGCTACAAGTGCAAAATTGCCAGCTTTGGCGCCTGATACGAAATATCGTGTGCATATTCGAGCAACGACTAAAGTTGGCGAAGGAAATGA CTATTATATCGAGCAGCGGACACGCGTATCACAACGTCCAGATGTACCACAATTTACTTGGGAGGCCATTCCGAAGGAAAATGGATACTCAAACGTTAGAATTATTTGGCAGCTAAATCTTAACGGGAATCCAGGAAGTCACTTTTTCGTGAAGTACAAACTGAAAGGCGAGACAATATCTCTTGAAACAGATCCAGAGTTTCAGTCGAACACAATCGAAATCCGTGGGCTACAAAGTGGTGAAGTTTATGTGATGTCCGTGGTCGCTGTTGACGGTAACTATTTCACCGAAAGCGAGCCACAAGAAGTAGAAACGAGTAGCGAAGGGCCCATTATTCAGCCCAAGGAAAACGTCGCAACTGCTGGATGGTTCATAGGAATGATGCTGGCTATTGCGTTCCTTCTTTTGGTACTTATAATAGTCTGCGTGATCAAGCGTAATAGAGGTGGGAAGTACGCAGTGCACGAGAGAGAATTAGCCGCTGCTGCTGACTATCCAGACGAAGGCGGTTTCCATGAGTATTCGCAACCTCGAGAAACGAAGTCAACAGGTGGTCGTGCATCTTTAGCATTGTCATCTCATCAAGATGGGAAgcatcctgaatctgacaccgaTTCTATGGCGGAATATGGAGAGGGTGATACAG GACGTTTCGCGGAAGATGGTTCTTTCATTGGACAATATGGACCGAAGGGTAGACCAGAGGAAACACCGCCTATACCAAGCGGCACCATGGCCACATACGTATAA